One region of Kazachstania africana CBS 2517 chromosome 3, complete genome genomic DNA includes:
- the PRT1 gene encoding translation initiation factor eIF3 core subunit b (similar to Saccharomyces cerevisiae PRT1 (YOR361C); ancestral locus Anc_7.22), which translates to MSEAVFKDIKLEDIPVDDIDFSDLENEYKLDDEFNFDQYIVVNGTPIIPESKVPVLQRVLTNLFTKAGKVVNMEFPIDEATKKSKGFIFVECGSIDDGKKIIKAFHGKRLDANHRLFIYTMKDVERYNSDSFETEFKEPELPEFVPSSSLKSWLLDENLKDQYVLQDDKTTTVFWNSNFEDTNVVESRDNWSSNYVRFSPKGTYLFSYHPQGVTAWGGPHFDRLKRFYHPNVRTSAVSPNEKYLVTFSSDPIKLDDNDEECPFTIKNEGHQICIWDIESGLLCATFPFIKSPYLHWPLIRWSYNDRYCARMVGDTLVVHDAEKKFAPLENKSLKVAGIRDFSFAPTSVKLQPFRANDEPSVLLSYWTPETNNISCKATIVEVPRGRVLKTVNLVQVSNVSLHWQNQSEYLCFNVERHTKSKKTLFSNLEIVKLTEKDLPVEKMELKEPVMAFEWEPKGSKFITISVADTDDDNVSVPKNIVSFFALEKKDSKDNDASIKWKLAKAISNKFSNTISWSPAGRFVVVASVVKPDVRRSELDFYDTEFNGEKNINDDKDVMASIKDVAHPANASVTDMTWDPSGRFLTCWSSSLKHKADNGFRMYNIAGHVIKEDGIKNFRNFMWRPRPESTLTNAERKKVRKNLKEWSAQFEEQDAMEENSAVRELILKQREQLKSWNAYRKSTDDRLQSKFNLQLSQLDGNKVVNENDYAVIEEIKEEIVEETQEKVEEQ; encoded by the coding sequence ATGTCTGAAGCTGTTTTTaaagatatcaaattgGAAGATATTCCTGTCGATGACATCGATTTTTCTGATCTAGAAAATGAATACAAACTCgatgatgaattcaatttcGATCAATACATCGTCGTTAATGGTACACCAATTATCCCAGAAAGTAAAGTCCCAGTGTTACAAAGAGTCTTAACCAATTTATTCACAAAAGCTGGTAAAGTAGTTAACATGGAATTCCCAATCGATGAAGCTAccaagaaatcaaaaggTTTCATTTTCGTTGAGTGTGGTTCCATCGATGAtggtaaaaaaattatcaaggCCTTCCATGGCAAAAGATTAGATGCTAACCATCGTTTATTCATATACACGATGAAGGACGTTGAAAGGTATAACTCTGACTCCTTTGAAACTGAGTTCAAAGAACCTGAATTACCAGAATTCGTACCATCAAGTTCTTTGAAGTCATGGTTATTAGATGAAAACTTGAAGGATCAATACGTTTTACAAGATGACAAAACTACTACTGTCTTTTGGAATTCAAACTTTGAAGACACTAATGTTGTTGAATCAAGAGATAACTGGTCATCAAACTACGTTAGATTCTCACCAAAGGGTACTTACTTATTTTCATATCACCCACAAGGTGTTACCGCATGGGGTGGTCCACATTTTGATCGTTTAAAAAGATTTTACCATCCAAATGTCAGAACTTCCGCTGTTTctccaaatgaaaaatatttagttACTTTTTCATCTGATCCAATTAAATTAGATGacaatgatgaagaatgtCCCTTCACTATCAAGAACGAAGGTCACCAAATCTGTATTTGGGATATTGAATCTGGTTTACTGTGTGCCACTTTCCCATTCATCAAGAGTCCATATTTACACTGGCCATTAATCAGATGGTCTTACAACGACCGTTACTGTGCTCGTATGGTAGGTGATACTTTAGTCGTCCATGATGCcgaaaagaaatttgctCCTCTTGAAAACAAATCTTTAAAGGTTGCTGGTATCAGAGACTTCTCATTTGCTCCAACAAGTGTCAAATTACAACCTTTCAGAGCCAATGATGAACCATCTGTCTTGTTGTCATACTGGACCCCAGAAACCAATAACATTTCTTGTAAAGCTACTATTGTTGAAGTTCCTCGTGGTAGAGTATTAAAAACTGTCAATTTGGTTCAAGTTTCCAATGTTTCTTTACACTGGCAAAATCAATCCGAATACTTATGTTTCAATGTTGAACGTCATACGAAATCCAAGAAAACATTGTTCAGcaatttggaaattgttAAATTAACTGAAAAGGATCTACCTGTTGAAAAGATGGAATTAAAAGAACCTGTCATGGCATTTGAATGGGAACCAAAGGGTAGCAAATTTATCACTATTTCCGTTGCTGAtactgatgatgataacgTTTCTGTACCAAAGAACATTGTTAGTTTCTTCGCtttagaaaagaaggaCTCCAAGGACAATGACGCAAGtataaaatggaaattaGCTAAAGCTATCAGTAATAAGTTCTCCAACACAATCTCATGGTCTCCAGCTGGTAGATTTGTTGTTGTCGCCTCCGTGGTTAAACCAGATGTTCGCAGATCTGAATTAGATTTCTATGACACTGAATTCAACGGtgagaaaaatatcaatgatgATAAGGATGTCATGGCCTCAATTAAGGATGTGGCCCATCCAGCTAACGCTTCAGTCACCGATATGACATGGGATCCAAGTGGTAGATTCTTAACATGTTGGTCTAGTTCATTGAAACACAAGGCTGACAACGGTTTCAGAATGTATAACATTGCTGGTCATGTCATCAAGGAAGATGGCATTAAGAACTTCAGGAACTTCATGTGGAGACCAAGACCAGAATCTACTTTGACTAATgctgaaagaaagaaggtTAGAAAGAACTTAAAGGAATGGTCAGCGCAATTCGAAGAACAAGATGCCATGGAAGAAAATTCTGCAGTTAGAGAGTTGATCTTGAAGCAACGTGAACAATTGAAGAGTTGGAACGCTTATAGAAAGAGTACTGATGACCGTTTACAAAGCAAGTTCAACCTTCAATTATCTCAATTAGATGGTAACAAGGTTGTCAATGAGAATGATTATGCtgttattgaagaaatcaaagaagaaatagttGAAGAAACTCAAGAGAAGGTCGAAGAACAATAA
- the PDE2 gene encoding 3',5'-cyclic-nucleotide phosphodiesterase PDE2 (similar to Saccharomyces cerevisiae PDE2 (YOR360C); ancestral locus Anc_7.26), which yields MSTLFLINTVGTDEDVLNLVESNDHYKNLFHRIVHLEDLDSLVSRLYEDRLLSLPNKWNYETSMSLVIYNPDKITSMIPIRTMNSIFKKFFPTLNISSLDSNDLESIESTLDLIYNDSNIYHDRLQLVDHWMCHSSTSCDTNMYSMLNQLTEAINENNTSTSYQIPRVIRNISFETIINDSKNEDFYFNLLNTWNFSALSLSTSELVQCGYHLMSHLSENAGSSIPANKLYLFLLTVELSYHQTNKFHNFRHAIDVMQATWQICLKLIPDDSKTILLLCLAAIGHDIGHPGTNNSLLQNNSQLKDLFNGQSILENFHFNIFNSILDSQWPQIFKLKNNTNNKLIHDAIIATDMGLHETYVKSLDNIESDLDLVQLISLIIKAADISNVTRPLNISAKWAYLISLEFNDCASLQEHYKDSNGSTCSTHENKNSKNTIKLSEQALKLESERENILDNGFHIDKLLELYPMIPNGQIFFINTFASEFFTKLSIKFPALKFLIDNINSNKEFWISKRDELKDRSS from the coding sequence ATGTCAACTCTATTTTTGATCAACACCGTGGGTACTGATGAGGACGTCCTTAACCTAGTTGAGTCAAATGACCATTATAAGAATTTGTTTCATCGAATCGTGCATTTAGAAGATCTGGATTCATTGGTTTCGAGGCTTTATGAAGATAGGTTACTTTCATTACCCAATAAATGGAATTATGAAACAAGCATGTCACTCGTCATTTACAATCCAGATAAGATAACATCAATGATTCCCATACGGACGATGAATTctatattcaagaaattttttccaaCTTTAAATATATCCTCTCTTGATTCAAACGATCTAGAATCCATCGAATCAACCCTGGATTTGATCTATAATGATTCTAATATTTATCATGATAGGTTACAATTGGTCGATCATTGGATGTGTCATTCTTCTACTTCTTGTGACACAAATATGTACTCAATGTTGAATCAATTAACAGAAGCTATTAACGAGAACAACACCTCAACAAGTTATCAGATACCAAGAGTCATACGTAATATTTCATTCGAAACAATTATTAAcgattcaaaaaatgaagatttttacttcaatttattgaatacaTGGAATTTTTCTGCATTAAGCCTTTCTACATCTGAGTTGGTCCAATGTGGGTACCATCTAATGAGTCATTTATCAGAAAACGCGGGTTCTTCGATCCCTGCtaataaattatatctATTTCTTTTGACTGTGGAATTATCATACCATcaaacaaataaatttcataatTTCAGACATGCCATTGATGTCATGCAAGCAACGTGGCAAATATGTCTCAAACTTATACCCGATGATAGCAAGACAATTTTATTACTGTGTTTAGCAGCAATCGGACATGATATTGGCCATCCTGGTACgaataattctttattacaaaataacAGTcaattaaaagatttattCAATGGCCAATCCatcttggaaaatttccatttcaacattttcaattctatATTAGATTCGCAATGGcctcaaatattcaaattaaaaaataatactaataataagtTGATTCATGATGCTATTATTGCCACTGACATGGGGCTACATGAAACATACGTAAAATCATTAGACAATATTGAATCTGATTTGGATTTGGTTCAATTGATCTCCCTAATAATTAAAGCTGctgatatttcaaatgtgACAAGACCTCTAAATATCTCAGCCAAATGGGCATATTTAATATCGTTAGAGTTTAATGATTGTGCCTCTTTACAAGAACATTATAAGGATTCTAATGGGTCAACTTGTTCAACTCACGAAAACAAAAACTCTAAAAATACTATAAAATTATCTGAGCAAGCACTTAAATTAGAATCCGAAAGGGAAAATATCTTGGATAATGGATTCCATATTGATAAGTTATTGGAATTATATCCAATGATACCGAATggacaaattttttttattaacaCATTTGCATCTGAATTTTTCACAAAATTATCGATCAAGTTTCCTGCATTGAAATTCttaattgataatataaatTCCAACAAGGAATTTTGGATATCAAAAAGAGACGAACTTAAGGATAGGAGTAGTTAA
- the VTS1 gene encoding Vts1p (similar to Saccharomyces cerevisiae VTS1 (YOR359W); ancestral locus Anc_7.27) translates to MSNNNTNNVYDSIYDPYSDLNNNDHKSPFSISRSAHPGAVLLSPQPLNAGISNNSSHSNSNSIQSIYSPNPNNTNNNSAPYNTFFNQQQGLSSGTSMNNSNIQQPIPIASYNTNAASTSYHSNTNVSNLAPAGSGIMSPTIQSPSSKSQNVTPNIFGGTHDIYQLCSWISNLTTQQQNSVMDNILSSLNEDVLHYTKLKIDTLTSNGFTSPQINVQPSVGISISPPVLQSNNDTTNLDSYFLGSSAYDEQDNSTLRSTIHQPWSPQPISKTSSLFDYSKFQLQRPKSADPHLGSANINQHTMSKRGMAKTLNTNGNANNSNSLNKTTYQSSYQDSSSQFNHNSSSTPASASSNPSMNPKNLTDPKLLTNVPMWLKSLRLHKYSDNLKDLKWIELIYLNDEILELKGVAALGARRKLLKAFQIVKEYNESGLIDRSAYV, encoded by the coding sequence ATGAGTAATAACAATACAAATAATGTCTACGATAGTATCTACGATCCATACAGTGACCTGAATAACAATGATCATAAGTCACCCTTTTCCATTTCGAGATCTGCCCATCCCGGTGCTGTATTACTGTCTCCCCAGCCTCTCAATGCGGGCATTTCAAATAACAGTAGCCACAGTAATTCAAATAGCATCCAATCTATTTACTCTCCTAATCCTAATAACACAAACAATAATAGTGCCCCATATAAcactttcttcaatcaGCAGCAGGGCCTATCCTCAGGAACCTCCATGAATAATAGCAATATTCAACAACCTATCCCTATTGCATCTTACAACACAAATGCTGCAAGTACAAGCTACCATAGCAACACAAACGTATCAAACTTAGCACCAGCAGGTTCTGGTATTATGTCTCCCACAATACAATCCCCGTCGAGCAAATCACAAAATGTTACTCCTAATATTTTCGGTGGCACTCACGATATATATCAACTTTGTTCATggatatcaaatttaactacccaacaacaaaattcaGTAATGGacaatattttatcttcattgaatgaagaCGTTTTGCATTATAccaaattaaaaattgatactCTAACAAGTAATGGATTCACGTCTCCACAAATAAACGTACAGCCCAGCGTTGGTATCAGTATATCTCCCCCAGTATTACAATCTAATAATGACACGACCAATTTGgattcatattttttggGCTCTTCAGCTTACGATGAACAGGATAACAGCACTTTAAGGTCAACCATCCATCAACCGTGGTCTCCACAACCAATTTCTAAGACTTCATCACTTTTTGACTATTCAAAATTCCAGTTACAGAGACCAAAATCTGCAGATCCGCACCTGGGGTCAGCAAATATAAATCAGCATACAATGTCCAAAAGAGGGATGGCAAAGACGTTGAATACTAATGGCAACGCTAATAACAGCAATTCTCTCAATAAAACAACGTATCAATCAAGTTATCAGGATTCTTCCTCTCAATTCAATCACAATTCGAGTTCCACCCCGGCCAGTGCTAGTAGTAATCCATCGATGAATCCTAAGAACTTAACGGATCCTAAACTATTAACAAACGTACCGATGTGGTTGAAATCATTGAGATTACATAAATATTctgataatttgaaagatctGAAGTGGAttgaattgatttatttaaatgatgaaattttagaattGAAAGGTGTTGCAGCATTGGGggcaagaagaaaattattgaaggCTTTCCAAATTGTAAAAGAATACAATGAATCTGGTCTTATTGACAGGAGCGCCTATGTATAG
- the HAP5 gene encoding Hap5p (similar to Saccharomyces cerevisiae HAP5 (YOR358W); ancestral locus Anc_7.29), with amino-acid sequence MSSGIMQDIDDSNEIQQEQEMVDDNSLMSDKLEDSVNQVKVELDGEGDGGEEDVDVFENVGQGLVGHYKEIMIQYWQELINEIEMINEPNSDVRDDFKSHSLPFARIRKVMKTDEDVKMISAEAPIIFAKACEIFITELTMRSWCVSEKNKRRTLQKNDIAEALKKSDMFDFLIDIVPRNDS; translated from the coding sequence ATGTCGTCTGGAATTATGcaagatattgatgattcaaatgaaataCAGCAAGAACAAGAGATGGTAGATGATAACTCTCTTATGAGTGATAAATTAGAGGACTCCGTAAATCAAGTGAAAGTGGAACTGGATGGAGAAGGAGACGGCGGTGAAGAAGATGTCGATGTGTTCGAAAATGTCGGACAGGGTCTGGTGGGCCACTACAAAGAAATCATGATACAGTACTGGCAAGAACTGATCAAcgaaattgaaatgatCAATGAGCCGAACTCCGACGTTAGAGACGATTTTAAATCTCATTCTTTACCTTTCGCCAGAATTAGGAAGGTCATGAAGACAGATGAAGACGTGAAAATGATTAGTGCTGAGGCCCCAATTATCTTTGCTAAGGCttgtgaaattttcatcactGAATTGACAATGAGGTCTTGGTGtgtttctgaaaaaaacaaaagaagaactCTACAGAAAAATGACATAGCTGAGGCGCTTAAAAAGAGCGATATGTTCGATTTCTTGATAGATATCGTCCCAAGAAATGACAGTTGA
- the SNX3 gene encoding Snx3p (similar to Saccharomyces cerevisiae SNX3 (YOR357C); ancestral locus Anc_7.30): MKEFRSFGSAEQSLLSKSHKQQSYNEIYAEPENFLEIEVTNPITHHTNNGEYTNETFTDYEIICKTNLPNFKLKYSKVRRRYSDFEFFKKCLLKEMNLLGNSSYNSSRINIPHLPGKIFLSNRFNNEVIEERRQGLNKWLNSVATHPLLQSSSHILVRFIQNEKFIG, encoded by the coding sequence ATGAAGGAGTTCAGATCATTTGGAAGTGCTGAACAGTCATTACTGTCAAAGTCACATAAACAACAATCGTATAACGAAATATATGCAGAGCCGGAGAATTTTCTAGAGATTGAAGTGACTAATCCTATAACTCATCATACCAACAACGGAGAGTATACTAATGAAACCTTTACGGACTATGAGATCATCTGCAAGACGAATTTACCGAActtcaaattgaaatattcgAAAGTTAGAAGACGATATTCAGATTtcgaattcttcaaaaaatgtcTGTTAAAGGAAATGAATCTTTTAGGTAACAGTTCCTACAATAGCTCAAGAATCAATATTCCACATCTGCCGGGCAAGATTTTCCTAAGTAATCGATTTAATAATGAAgtcattgaagaaagaagacAAGGTTTGAATAAATGGCTCAATTCTGTCGCTACGCATCCACTTCTGCAGTCTAGTTCACATATCTTGGTCAGATTCATACAGaacgaaaaatttattggtTGA
- the KAFR0C05060 gene encoding endoplasmic reticulum-Golgi intermediate compartment family protein (similar to Saccharomyces cerevisiae ERV46 (YAL042W); ancestral locus Anc_7.31) produces MKSSTLLSIDAFSRAQDDIRIRTKSGAIITISCIAVTVILLINQWLQFQYSISTITNLVVDRERNLKLNLDFDITFTNLPCNLINIDILDDASFLQSIIDPDSSSFTKIRIDRSSGKPISSSEFNLNEKTYEYPPDDENYCGPCYGAKDQSINDKEGIKKEDRVCCQTCSDVKNSYLDAGWAFFDGKNIEQCEREGYIEKINSQLNEGCQIKGSNVLINRVNGNLHFAPGEAYHNPNGHYHDTSFYDLKPQLNFNHIINHFSFGNGAVDRDATHDTTLMNSPLDGTQVLPEYDSHAYAFTYFNKIVSTRYEYLERDPLETVQFTSMFHDRQINGGNDIHDEKIKHARGGIPGLFIYFDISPMKIINKEQHTVNWSTFVLNCITSIGGILAVGTVIDKIFYKTQRTFFTSENKKE; encoded by the coding sequence ATGAAGTCCTCTACGTTGCTATCTATTGATGCTTTTTCAAGAGCTCAGGATGATATCAGAATAAGAACAAAATCAGGTGCGATTATTACTATTTCATGCATCGCTGTCACTGTAATACTTTTGATCAATCAATGGCTACAATTTCAATACTCCATTTCCACTATAACAAATTTAGTAGTCGATAGAGAGAggaatttaaaattaaactTAGATTTCGACATCACTTTCACTAATTTACCATGTAACCTAATCAATATAGATATTTTAGATGATGCCAGTTTTCTACAATCAATAATAGATCCTGATTCGAGCAGTTTCACAAAAATTAGAATCGATAGGTCTAGTGGCAAGCCAATCTCATCTAGtgaattcaatttaaatgaaaaaacttACGAATATCCACCGGATGACGAAAACTACTGTGGTCCTTGTTACGGTGCTAAAGATCAATCAATAAATGACAAAGAAGGTATCAAAAAAGAAGACAGAGTCTGTTGCCAAACTTGTAGTGATGTTAAAAACAGTTATTTGGATGCAGGATGGGCTTTCTTTGACggtaaaaatattgaacAATGTGAAAGAGAAggatatattgaaaaaatcaacagTCAGTTAAATGAAGGCTGTCAAATTAAGGGCTCTAATGTTTTGATTAATAGGGTAAATGGTAACTTGCATTTTGCACCCGGCGAGGCCTATCATAACCCAAATGGTCATTATCATGATACCTCTTTTTACGATTTAAAACCacaattgaattttaatCATATTAtaaaccatttttcattcGGTAATGGTGCTGTTGATAGAGATGCTACACACGACACAACTTTGATGAACAGTCCATTAGATGGTACGCAGGTACTTCCAGAATATGATTCTCATGCCTATGCTTTCACTTacttcaataaaattgtttcaaCAAGGTatgaatatttggaaaGAGATCCACTTGAAACAGTCCAATTTACATCGATGTTCCACGATAGACAAATAAATGGAGGAAATGATATccatgatgaaaaaattaagcATGCTAGAGGTGGTATCCCGGGACTATtcatatattttgatatctccccaatgaaaattataaataaaGAACAGCATACAGTTAATTGGTCCACTTTCGTATTGAATTGTATCACAAGTATCGGTGGTATCCTTGCAGTAGGAACTGTCATAGATAAAATCTTCTACAAAACACAGAGAACTTTTTTCACCAGTGAGAATAAAAAGGAATAA
- the CIR2 gene encoding electron-transferring-flavoprotein dehydrogenase (similar to Saccharomyces cerevisiae YOR356W; ancestral locus Anc_7.33), which translates to MILKRFLSSVLNEPRAKDLVDLCIVGGGPAGLATAIRFKQLDKEMKYRVVLLEKGSEVGSHTVSGLVLDPKALKELFPEVDVTELLDKVTQDELKLLTSKRQIPLPVINQMQNKGKNFVGSLNNLVRWLGQKAEEIGVEIYPSVSVSDIVYNKQQNGVIGVATRDLGISKEGKPKDNFEKGMEFHSRQTIFAEGCRGSLTKQLIKKFSLNANNKSYQTYGLGIKEIWKVQPEKFHRGKVSHTLGYPLSRNIYGGGFQYHFGDNLVAVGLVIGLDYENPYISPYMEFQKLKHHPYYAEVLTNGECLSYAARAISEGGYQAIPRLTFPGGLLVGDSAGFLNVPRIKGTHTAMKSGIIAAENCFKELSKVQPFEEDSQEDLSDHHLLNIESYESDLKQSWIYKELESVRNIRPSFNTKLGLYGGLLYSGIDSMLLKGRTPWTFQFGKSDALKTMTTDKFKPIKYPKPDNKISFDIMTSVSRTGTYHDDNESCHLRVGSNQDLIKYTNEHYRKWGNLEGNFCPAGVYEYVADDSSKLGVKFKINSQNCIHCKTCDIKAPKQDINWIVPEGGDGPKYTMT; encoded by the coding sequence atgattttgaagaggTTCTTATCATCTGTATTGAATGAGCCACGAGCAAAAGATCTAGTCGATTTATGTATCGTAGGAGGTGGGCCAGCAGGATTAGCGACTGCCATCAGATTCAAGCAGCttgataaagaaatgaaatatCGGGTTGTTTTATTAGAGAAAGGAAGTGAAGTTGGCTCTCATACAGTGTCAGGCTTGGTTCTTGATCCAAAGGCTTTGAAAGAGTTGTTTCCAGAGGTTGATGTAACTGAGTTGTTGGATAAGGTCACTCAAGATGAACTCAAACTTTTAACATCCAAAAGACAAATACCACTGCCTGTTATCAATCAAATGCAAAACAAGGGGAAAAACTTTGTAGGCTCCCTAAATAATCTCGTTAGATGGTTGGGCCAGAAAGCAGAAGAGATTGGTGTTGAAATTTATCCTTCTGTAAGCGTTTCTGATATTGTCTACAACAAGCAACAAAACGGCGTTATAGGCGTGGCTACAAGAGATCTTGGTATATCCAAGGAAGGTAAACCaaaagataattttgaaaaaggaaTGGAATTTCATTCAAGACAGACTATTTTTGCAGAAGGCTGTCGTGGTTCTCTGACGAAGCAGTTAATCAAAAAGTTCAGCCTTAATGCTAATAATAAATCGTATCAAACGTATGGACTTGgtatcaaagaaatttggaAGGTCCAGCCTGAAAAATTCCACAGAGGTAAGGTGTCGCATACATTAGGATACCCTCTTTCAAGAAACATTTATGGTGGTggatttcaatatcattttgGCGATAATCTAGTTGCTGTCGGACTTGTTATTGGCCTTGACTATGAAAATCCATACATTTCACCATATATGGAGtttcaaaagttgaaaCATCATCCATACTATGCTGAAGTTTTAACTAATGGAGAATGTCTTTCATATGCTGCTCGTGCGATTAGCGAGGGCGGGTATCAGGCAATCCCCAGGTTAACCTTTCCTGGTGGTCTTTTAGTTGGTGACTCAGCAGGTTTCTTAAACGTTCCCAGAATTAAGGGAACCCACACAGCTATGAAAAGTGGTATAATTGCCGCGGAGAATTGTTTCAAAGAACTTTCAAAGGTACAACCTTTCGAAGAAGACTCACAGGAAGATCTTAGCGACCATCATTTACTCAACATAGAATCATACGAAAGTGACTTGAAACAATCATGGATCTATAAAGAGTTAGAAAGTGTTCGTAATATCAGACCTTCTTTCAACACTAAGTTGGGCTTATATGGCGGTTTACTCTATTCTGGAATTGATTCAATGCTGCTGAAAGGTAGAACTCCTTGgacttttcaatttggtAAAAGTGATGCTCTAAAAACTATGACGACGGATAAGTTTAAGCCAATTAAATATCCTAAACCTGATAATAAGATATCATTTGATATAATGACATCGGTATCAAGAACTGGAACATATCACGATGATAATGAGTCATGTCATTTAAGAGTCGGATCTAATCAAGACTTGATAAAATATACTAATGAACACTATCGCAAATGGGGTAACTTGGAGGGAAACTTTTGTCCTGCTGGAGTATATGAGTATGTGGCGGATGATTCTTCCAAGCTTGGCGTCAAATTTAAGATTAATTCACAAAACTGTATTCATTGTAAGACGTGTGATATTAAGGCACCCAAACAAGATATCAACTGGATCGTTCCAGAAGGTGGTGACGGGCCCAAATATACAATGACTTAA